The genome window TGTATTGtcagaaaattttcatttgccTGATGAAAGAAGTTATTTCTTACTCCTGAACTATATGATTTTATTATAGATAAAAGGATTATCAAATGTGAAGGAGGAAGTCTATGGTGCTCTTGATTCCTTTATTGCCTGGGAACTTGAGTTCCCATTGATCACAGTGAAAAAAGCTATAAAGACCCTTGAGCATGAAAAGGAGTGGAAGAGAATAATACAGGTATGGTTTATTTgctggtgtgtgtgtgtgtgcgcgcgtatAATACTCAATATCTCGTGTGTTTTTACCTTAAATGGATCAGTCAAATACTATATTGGATTATAGGTCACAAAGTGGATGTTAAGCAAGGGTCAGGGGAGAACAATGGGTAGCTATTATACCTTGTTAAATGCTTTGGCCGAGGATGGAAGGCTTGATGAAGCTGAAGAGCTTTGGAGAAAGTTGCTTTTGGAGAACCTTGAAAGTATTCCTCGCATTTTCTTTGAGAAAATGATCTCTCTTTACTACCGAAGAGAAATGCACGAAAAGATGTTCGAGGTAGTTTCCTAGCTCCTTAGCTGTTTTTCTTGTTTCGGAAGAGAGGGGAGGGAGGGGGATTGCAAACCTCGGCACATAGCCTATGATGCACAGAAACTTTTGGGGGTAGCGTTTTTTGCATATGGAAACATTTTTACATCTGAAACTCATGGAAACTTGCCAGTTGCCAGTAATGTTTTGGGgccattttctaattttaaaaatatttggaaacACATTTCTTAAACTGAAATGCATGTTCCTCAACACTGCTGGTATAATCACTTGACACTTGTGATAGACACAGTTCATTTGTTCTAACCTTTTAATAATTCTGCTTCATTCATCTTACGAAACTTGTGTAAcaataaatgaacaaataaaaatcataacaattaatgaatttaattacataatttcatatttcaaaaaaaaaattacataatttcatatttttgttaTCACACCACTTGTGTCCTGGGTGCTGCTCATTATAATGATTGAATGCTAGGCCAAAATTGTTAGCTTCAGATAAAATTTACTTTATGTGACTTCATATAGGGAATAATATGATCTTGATTTTGCTTAATGTAAGACATTTTGTCGATCTGCACTTCTGCAGATATTTGCTGACATGGAAGAACTTGGTGTTCGGCCAACTGTTCGCATTGTCACAATGGTTGGAGATGTGTTTCAGAAGTTGGATATGTTGGACAAATACCGAAAGTTGAAGAAAAAATACCCCCCACCAAGGTGGGAATATCGGTATGTTAAGGGAAAAAGGATCAAAATAAGAATAGATGCTAGTAAACGTCATAATTATGAAATAGATGCTAGTA of Ipomoea triloba cultivar NCNSP0323 chromosome 3, ASM357664v1 contains these proteins:
- the LOC116013902 gene encoding pentatricopeptide repeat-containing protein At4g21190 isoform X1, yielding MNPLLTARHLFPPWFTPAKAPSHGRNSNCGRMLALRCFPAIFTGRLESSKFWKKSNRNTVLTVVCAAKGPRPRYPRVWKSRRKIGTISKSLKLVECIKGLSNVKEEVYGALDSFIAWELEFPLITVKKAIKTLEHEKEWKRIIQVTKWMLSKGQGRTMGSYYTLLNALAEDGRLDEAEELWRKLLLENLESIPRIFFEKMISLYYRREMHEKMFEIFADMEELGVRPTVRIVTMVGDVFQKLDMLDKYRKLKKKYPPPRWEYRYVKGKRIKIRIDASKRHNYEIDASKRHNYGDVVANESDTETYSESDENIEASADRLDTETYSESDENIEACADRLNENTEACPDKLDEVDLII
- the LOC116013902 gene encoding pentatricopeptide repeat-containing protein At4g21190 isoform X2, whose protein sequence is MRRMLALRCFPAIFTGRLESSKFWKKSNRNTVLTVVCAAKGPRPRYPRVWKSRRKIGTISKSLKLVECIKGLSNVKEEVYGALDSFIAWELEFPLITVKKAIKTLEHEKEWKRIIQVTKWMLSKGQGRTMGSYYTLLNALAEDGRLDEAEELWRKLLLENLESIPRIFFEKMISLYYRREMHEKMFEIFADMEELGVRPTVRIVTMVGDVFQKLDMLDKYRKLKKKYPPPRWEYRYVKGKRIKIRIDASKRHNYEIDASKRHNYGDVVANESDTETYSESDENIEASADRLDTETYSESDENIEACADRLNENTEACPDKLDEVDLII